One Brassica napus cultivar Da-Ae chromosome C4, Da-Ae, whole genome shotgun sequence genomic region harbors:
- the LOC125585218 gene encoding uncharacterized protein LOC125585218: protein MKKHINRERGGGITRFRKREWRKVKMKKPCRSVGRESGPHLDTSER, encoded by the coding sequence atgaaaaaacatataaaccGTGAGAGAGGAGGGGGAATCACGCGCTTCAGGAAACGAGAGTGGAGAAAAGTGAAAATGAAGAAGCCATGCCGAAGTGTCGGAAGAGAAAGTGGTCCCCATCTGGACACGTCAGAGAGATAA